The following proteins come from a genomic window of Nitrosopumilaceae archaeon AB1(1):
- the coaBC gene encoding bifunctional phosphopantothenoylcysteine decarboxylase/phosphopantothenate--cysteine ligase CoaBC encodes MNNHPSLDIIGIDGSELNNKKIILCVTGSVAAYKAIELARLFMRHGADVTCVLSRAVEKLIRADYFKWATGNDTITKLTGNLEHIQVANYNTSDVIVVYPTTANTLGKFANGIDDSVISTILTTSFGSKIPIVMALAMHESMYNNDIIQKNIKYLSDKVKFVSPVISEGKAKIAEPEKVLKEVIKINRSEKLYKKKILISAGPTEEFIDDIRVVKNTSSGKTGILLAKELSRVGANVTLVYGPGEYDIPAGICVIPVKTAKQMDDTITSRVKKSDIVIMAAAISDYTPRKISGKLNSEKSEISVKLVKTAKTIDKIKKLKKSIFLVGFKAEIDVSVKKLQTSARNKLKQSSADLIIANDIGVKYKKDTSYNDVLIIDKENVVKTGRKKKEEIVKIITRAIEDKI; translated from the coding sequence ATGAATAATCATCCATCTTTAGATATTATTGGTATCGATGGGAGTGAGCTGAATAATAAAAAAATCATACTCTGTGTTACCGGCAGTGTTGCAGCATACAAGGCAATTGAACTTGCAAGATTATTCATGCGACATGGTGCAGATGTGACGTGTGTGCTTAGTAGAGCAGTTGAAAAATTGATTCGTGCAGATTATTTTAAATGGGCTACTGGCAATGATACCATAACAAAACTAACTGGTAATTTGGAGCATATTCAAGTTGCAAATTACAACACATCTGATGTTATAGTGGTATATCCGACAACTGCAAATACACTAGGTAAATTTGCAAATGGAATTGATGACTCTGTGATATCTACCATACTCACTACTAGTTTTGGTTCCAAAATTCCAATAGTAATGGCTCTAGCTATGCATGAATCAATGTATAATAATGATATCATACAAAAGAATATCAAGTATTTATCAGATAAGGTAAAGTTTGTATCCCCTGTAATTTCAGAGGGAAAGGCAAAGATTGCAGAGCCAGAAAAAGTATTAAAAGAGGTGATAAAGATTAATCGTTCTGAAAAATTATACAAGAAAAAAATATTGATATCTGCTGGACCAACTGAGGAATTCATTGATGATATCCGTGTTGTTAAAAATACTAGTAGTGGTAAAACAGGAATTCTGCTTGCAAAGGAGCTGAGTCGTGTTGGAGCAAATGTCACACTAGTGTATGGACCCGGAGAGTATGATATCCCTGCAGGAATTTGTGTCATTCCGGTAAAGACTGCAAAGCAGATGGATGACACCATTACTAGTAGGGTGAAGAAATCCGATATTGTCATAATGGCCGCTGCTATCTCCGATTACACCCCAAGAAAGATTAGTGGAAAATTGAATAGTGAAAAGAGTGAGATTTCTGTAAAACTGGTCAAAACTGCAAAGACTATAGATAAAATCAAAAAGCTCAAAAAAAGCATATTTCTTGTTGGGTTTAAAGCAGAGATTGATGTCTCTGTAAAGAAATTACAGACTAGTGCTAGAAATAAACTCAAACAATCTAGTGCAGATTTAATAATCGCAAATGATATTGGAGTGAAATATAAAAAAGATACATCATATAATGATGTATTAATCATTGATAAAGAAAATGTTGTAAAAACTGGTAGGAAAAAAAAGGAAGAGATTGTAAAAATAATAACAAGAGCAATTGAAGATAAAATATGA
- the panB gene encoding 3-methyl-2-oxobutanoate hydroxymethyltransferase, with product MKNTSLIKNMKSKQKIVVLTAYDYTLATLCDRAGADVLLVGDSLGMIMLGYDSTIPVVMDEMCLFTSAVSRARKNAVIVADLPFMSYQSGLSDAIKNSGKLIXTGADAVKLEGGSVMKNIIQGITSVGIPVMGHIGLQPQTATLSDGYVVHGDTSNSAEKLIRDAKSVEEAGAFSLVLEKVETDTARIITSEISIPTIGIGSGSGCDGQVLVTHDMLGMYDKINPKFVKKYSNLSGIITESVTQYIKEVQSGQFPGTEHSFSGKRNE from the coding sequence ATGAAAAATACTAGTTTAATTAAAAATATGAAATCAAAGCAAAAGATTGTCGTGCTAACTGCATATGATTATACCCTTGCCACTCTATGTGATAGAGCAGGCGCTGATGTACTACTAGTCGGAGATAGTTTAGGTATGATAATGCTCGGTTATGACAGTACCATTCCAGTAGTAATGGATGAGATGTGTCTATTTACAAGCGCTGTATCACGAGCTAGAAAAAATGCTGTCATAGTAGCTGATTTACCATTCATGTCATATCAGTCTGGTTTATCTGATGCAATTAAAAATTCAGGTAAATTGATTCANACTGGCGCTGATGCTGTAAAGTTGGAGGGCGGTAGTGTAATGAAAAATATCATACAAGGAATCACTAGTGTAGGAATACCGGTAATGGGGCATATTGGACTGCAGCCTCAAACTGCTACTCTATCAGATGGTTATGTGGTTCATGGAGATACTAGCAACTCGGCTGAAAAATTAATTCGTGATGCAAAATCTGTTGAAGAGGCCGGTGCATTCAGTTTAGTATTAGAAAAAGTGGAAACAGATACTGCTAGAATAATTACATCTGAAATATCAATACCAACCATTGGAATTGGTTCGGGGAGTGGTTGTGATGGACAGGTACTAGTAACTCATGACATGCTTGGTATGTATGATAAAATCAATCCTAAATTTGTGAAAAAATACTCTAACCTATCTGGAATCATAACGGAATCTGTAACACAATATATCAAAGAGGTGCAATCTGGGCAATTTCCAGGCACAGAGCACTCTTTTTCAGGAAAGAGAAATGAATAA